Proteins from one Microbacterium faecale genomic window:
- a CDS encoding ABC transporter ATP-binding protein, whose product MSDRTVDAKVRLTGVTKRFPGAEEVTALEDVSLEIHESEFVSIVGPSGCGKSTLLRLVAGLQPPTAGTVDIRQSKPGRPKTAMVFQEHALFPWLSVRDNVAFGPRNRDVSKREAAEIADAQLARLGLDRFGDFYPHQLSGGMKQRVGIARALAQDAEILLMDEPLGALDAQTRTLLQEQILELRQESRPTVLYITHAIDEAVFLSDRVMLMSARPGRIRDIIELDFPLDRGPELRGTEEFAKLSQNIWNHLRDEVQAAMTGGEQ is encoded by the coding sequence ATGAGCGACCGGACGGTGGACGCCAAGGTGCGACTGACGGGCGTCACGAAGCGATTCCCCGGAGCGGAGGAGGTGACGGCGCTCGAGGACGTCTCTCTGGAGATCCACGAGTCGGAGTTCGTCTCGATCGTGGGGCCGTCCGGATGCGGCAAGTCGACGCTGCTGAGACTTGTCGCGGGTCTGCAGCCGCCGACCGCCGGAACGGTCGACATCCGTCAGTCGAAGCCCGGACGGCCGAAGACGGCGATGGTGTTCCAGGAGCACGCGCTATTCCCGTGGCTGTCGGTGCGCGACAACGTCGCGTTCGGGCCGCGCAACCGCGACGTGTCGAAGCGGGAGGCGGCCGAGATCGCTGATGCGCAGCTCGCTCGGCTCGGCCTCGACCGCTTCGGCGACTTCTATCCGCACCAGCTCTCGGGCGGGATGAAGCAGCGCGTCGGCATCGCGCGCGCCCTCGCGCAGGACGCCGAGATCCTGCTCATGGACGAGCCTCTCGGCGCCCTCGACGCACAGACGCGCACGCTTCTCCAGGAGCAGATCCTCGAACTTCGGCAGGAGTCGCGGCCGACGGTGCTTTACATCACCCACGCGATCGACGAGGCGGTGTTCCTCTCCGACCGCGTCATGCTGATGTCGGCGCGACCCGGCCGCATCCGCGACATCATCGAGCTGGACTTCCCGCTCGATCGCGGCCCCGAGCTGCGCGGAACGGAGGAGTTCGCGAAGCTCTCGCAGAACATCTGGAACCACCTGCGCGACGAGGTGCAGGCGGCGATGACCGGCGGGGAACAGTGA
- a CDS encoding ABC transporter substrate-binding protein, which yields MISSSKKTQRRLAFAAIGAATALVLAGCAEGDGLGNAAGGGEDEGGENGGGDTIQIAYLATGSSLPLFLMAEKYADEVGIDVEMVEVSSGNDSITGVATGQYETGFAGIGSAAYNAFAEDLPVRYVAPMHMGYVEDYFILSSQVAGSAEEGAEIAEDMSDYAGETFAVNGPGVVTEAVLGLALEQVGLSMSDINLEYIPFPDQVPALANGGIVGGILSEPFPTQAENNDAGYRPWSTPDEPPIPFTGILFNTDWAEANPDAATDFMRAYAMAAEELDTGGWDTPEMLDLIEQYTGADPEIVAQSRQHHIHGDLTVDLAQVLELQEFYMEQGSLNYDELIPEEQIWDFSWRDAALGN from the coding sequence ATGATCAGCAGCAGCAAGAAGACACAACGGCGCCTCGCGTTCGCCGCGATCGGCGCGGCCACGGCACTCGTCCTCGCCGGATGCGCGGAGGGAGACGGGCTCGGCAACGCCGCGGGAGGCGGCGAGGACGAGGGCGGCGAGAACGGCGGAGGTGACACGATCCAGATCGCGTATCTCGCGACCGGGTCGTCGCTTCCGCTGTTCCTCATGGCCGAGAAGTACGCGGATGAGGTCGGGATCGACGTCGAGATGGTGGAGGTCTCGAGCGGCAACGACTCGATCACGGGCGTCGCGACCGGGCAATACGAGACGGGCTTCGCCGGGATCGGGTCGGCGGCGTACAACGCGTTCGCCGAGGACCTGCCGGTGCGCTATGTCGCCCCCATGCACATGGGCTACGTCGAGGACTATTTCATCCTGTCCTCGCAGGTCGCCGGCTCCGCAGAAGAGGGCGCAGAGATCGCCGAAGACATGTCCGACTATGCCGGCGAGACGTTCGCCGTCAACGGACCGGGCGTGGTCACCGAGGCTGTGCTCGGGCTCGCGCTCGAGCAAGTCGGTCTGTCGATGTCCGACATCAACCTCGAGTACATCCCGTTCCCCGATCAGGTGCCCGCGCTGGCCAACGGCGGCATCGTCGGAGGGATCCTCTCCGAGCCGTTCCCGACGCAGGCCGAGAACAACGACGCCGGATACCGCCCCTGGTCGACGCCCGATGAGCCGCCGATCCCGTTCACGGGCATCCTGTTCAACACCGACTGGGCCGAGGCGAACCCCGACGCGGCGACCGACTTCATGCGGGCATACGCGATGGCGGCCGAGGAGCTCGACACCGGCGGCTGGGACACCCCGGAGATGCTCGACCTTATCGAGCAGTACACGGGTGCCGACCCGGAGATCGTCGCCCAGTCGCGCCAGCATCACATCCACGGCGACCTGACCGTCGACCTCGCTCAGGTGCTCGAACTTCAGGAGTTCTACATGGAACAGGGCTCGCTGAACTACGACGAGCTCATCCCGGAAGAGCAGATCTGGGACTTCTCGTGGCGTGACGCCGCGCTCGGGAACTGA
- a CDS encoding thiamine pyrophosphate-binding protein, producing the protein MAKTMRVADAVGRVLSELGLAQIFGVVGSGNFRVTNALLRGGVAFTAARHEMGAATMADAYARVTGDVAAVSLHQGCGLTNGLTGIAEAAKCHTPVLVLAADTAQGDVTSNFYIDQDAAVAAVGATPMRIHSAASAVADAARAYRVAQVERKTVVLSMPIDLQEEQTAYPAARPATELSQPAVAVAPADVEALAGLLGSSERPVIIGGRGSRLAKRDIRELAATSGALLIASGGGRGVFEGDDWALDIIGGFATDGAAELVSESDLIVVFGAALNTWTTRNGSLTDGIRLVQIDDRAEAIGMHRLVDLGIVGDAGAVARATQEALLSAGPPRTGYRTPEIAERVQSVRYWKDQPVEKVDEPGFVDPAELTNAIDALAPMERTVVVDGGNVNCYPGAHLRVPDDAGFVLPLSFQAIGMGLASAVGAAIARPDRLTVLGVGDGSLLMAAAELETAARLGLGMLIVVYNDSAYGAEVHLFPDSTEEEQEIVRFPDTDIAAIARGYGCDGVTVRSMDDLAPVRAWLDSPRERPLIVDAKITGRASWLMAAGDGPDHT; encoded by the coding sequence ATGGCAAAGACGATGAGGGTCGCCGACGCAGTAGGACGCGTGCTGAGTGAGCTGGGGCTTGCGCAGATCTTCGGCGTGGTCGGCAGCGGCAACTTCCGGGTGACGAACGCGCTACTGCGCGGGGGAGTCGCGTTCACGGCCGCTCGCCACGAGATGGGCGCCGCGACCATGGCAGATGCCTACGCGCGGGTGACCGGCGACGTCGCTGCGGTCTCGCTGCATCAGGGCTGCGGTCTCACGAACGGGCTCACTGGCATCGCGGAGGCCGCGAAGTGTCACACGCCGGTCCTGGTGCTGGCGGCGGATACGGCGCAGGGTGACGTCACCTCGAACTTCTACATCGACCAGGACGCGGCGGTGGCGGCGGTCGGTGCGACGCCCATGCGGATCCACTCCGCCGCCTCGGCCGTCGCCGACGCGGCCCGCGCGTATCGCGTCGCGCAGGTGGAGCGGAAGACGGTCGTACTGTCGATGCCGATCGACCTCCAAGAGGAGCAGACCGCGTACCCGGCGGCGCGCCCCGCGACCGAACTGAGCCAACCGGCCGTCGCCGTCGCGCCCGCCGACGTCGAGGCCCTCGCCGGCCTGCTCGGCTCCTCCGAACGCCCCGTCATCATCGGCGGTCGCGGCTCGCGGCTGGCGAAGCGCGACATCCGCGAGCTCGCGGCGACATCCGGTGCGCTGTTGATCGCCTCGGGCGGCGGTCGCGGAGTTTTCGAGGGCGACGACTGGGCCCTCGACATCATTGGCGGATTCGCCACCGACGGCGCAGCCGAACTGGTGAGTGAGAGCGACCTGATCGTCGTCTTCGGCGCAGCGCTCAACACGTGGACGACCCGCAACGGGTCGTTGACCGATGGCATCCGTCTCGTGCAGATCGACGACCGCGCCGAGGCGATCGGCATGCATCGCCTCGTCGATCTCGGAATCGTCGGCGACGCGGGGGCGGTCGCGCGGGCGACCCAGGAGGCACTGCTGTCGGCGGGCCCCCCTCGCACGGGTTACCGCACACCGGAGATCGCCGAGCGGGTGCAGTCCGTGCGCTACTGGAAGGATCAGCCGGTCGAGAAGGTCGACGAGCCCGGTTTCGTCGACCCCGCCGAGCTCACCAACGCGATCGACGCGCTTGCGCCGATGGAGCGCACCGTCGTCGTCGATGGCGGCAACGTCAACTGCTACCCCGGCGCGCATCTGAGGGTGCCGGATGACGCGGGCTTCGTGCTGCCGCTGTCGTTCCAAGCGATCGGAATGGGACTGGCCAGCGCCGTCGGCGCGGCGATCGCACGCCCCGACCGGCTGACCGTGCTGGGCGTGGGCGACGGTTCGCTGCTGATGGCGGCCGCCGAGCTCGAGACGGCCGCCCGGCTGGGGCTGGGCATGCTCATCGTCGTGTACAACGACAGCGCATACGGCGCCGAGGTCCACCTGTTTCCTGACTCGACGGAAGAGGAACAGGAGATCGTGCGCTTCCCCGACACCGACATCGCCGCCATCGCCCGCGGGTATGGCTGCGACGGCGTGACCGTCCGGTCGATGGACGACCTCGCCCCCGTGCGCGCCTGGCTCGACTCACCGCGCGAACGTCCGCTCATCGTGGACGCGAAGATCACCGGCCGGGCGTCATGGCTGATGGCCGCCGGCGACGGTCCTGACCACACCTGA
- a CDS encoding ABC transporter permease codes for MRPAALRTLQTWTIPVAVIAVWEIITRVGLLDPRFFVPLSEVVVTIVEQLSEGRLGGDIAITIQRLVISFGIAAALGVGIGIASGVWRTFELLIRPVTDTLYPLPKIAVLPLFIIIVGRGEIAYILTAFATAFFQIIISTRSSVRDIDREIIEAGRNFGATGRKYVTKLLFPAISGPLFNGLRLGMATCLITLIAAEFVGAETGIGAMIRRAGQQFAVDQMYAGLVLTGVLGLLINLVFRVLEPVLLPWQRGASRDGRPVATGA; via the coding sequence GTGAGGCCGGCCGCGTTGCGAACGCTGCAGACGTGGACGATCCCTGTCGCAGTGATCGCCGTGTGGGAGATCATCACGCGGGTGGGCCTGCTGGACCCGCGCTTCTTCGTGCCGCTGAGCGAGGTCGTCGTGACGATCGTCGAGCAGCTGTCCGAGGGGCGCCTGGGCGGTGATATCGCGATCACGATCCAGCGGCTTGTGATCTCATTCGGGATCGCGGCGGCGCTGGGCGTCGGGATCGGCATCGCCTCTGGCGTGTGGCGCACCTTCGAACTGCTCATCCGCCCGGTCACCGACACCCTGTATCCGCTGCCGAAGATCGCGGTGCTGCCGCTGTTCATCATCATCGTTGGGCGCGGCGAGATCGCCTACATCCTGACCGCCTTCGCGACGGCGTTCTTCCAGATCATCATCAGCACGCGCAGCAGCGTGAGAGACATCGACCGAGAGATCATCGAGGCGGGGCGCAACTTCGGCGCGACTGGACGGAAGTACGTCACGAAACTGCTGTTCCCCGCGATCTCGGGCCCGCTGTTCAACGGCCTGCGGCTCGGCATGGCAACGTGCCTGATCACGCTGATCGCCGCGGAGTTCGTCGGGGCGGAGACCGGTATTGGGGCGATGATCCGGAGGGCCGGTCAGCAGTTCGCGGTCGATCAGATGTACGCCGGCCTCGTGCTGACGGGCGTGCTCGGGTTGCTGATCAATCTCGTCTTCCGCGTGCTCGAGCCGGTTCTGCTGCCATGGCAGCGCGGAGCGTCCCGCGACGGGAGGCCCGTCGCCACCGGCGCCTGA
- a CDS encoding LysR family transcriptional regulator: protein MELTVDLNLLRTFVVVYRARNITRAAETLHLSQPAVSHALKRLRDHFDDPLFIRTRAGVAPTRLATSVYAEVNGPLSQLVASTADRTRFDPASSTRRFRIALTDLGEAGLLPRILQATGSAGSGIEIETVPLDIATVANDVLSRDVDAAIGSSPVPGPVAQEVLFHDRYGCLVPEDLEAQDNTVSVEDLRRLPEVRVGPSAGHRTITEAVTTLGAGILSDVPHVEVNRFTSLARIVAQCGFFAIVPVDAFSRLITGLEGTKLLELPFASPRTGVHLISHRDAEGSSAHAWFLSTVRRALINS, encoded by the coding sequence GTGGAGCTCACCGTTGATCTCAACCTGCTGCGCACCTTCGTGGTCGTCTATCGCGCGCGCAACATCACCCGCGCCGCCGAGACGCTTCATCTGTCGCAGCCCGCCGTCAGCCACGCGCTGAAGCGACTGCGCGATCACTTCGATGACCCGCTGTTCATCCGCACGCGCGCGGGCGTCGCGCCGACCCGATTGGCGACGAGCGTCTACGCCGAGGTCAACGGGCCGCTCTCGCAGCTCGTCGCCAGCACAGCGGACCGCACCCGCTTCGATCCCGCGAGCTCCACCCGGCGCTTCCGCATCGCGCTCACGGATCTCGGCGAGGCGGGGCTCCTCCCGCGCATCCTCCAGGCGACCGGGAGCGCGGGGTCGGGTATCGAGATCGAGACCGTTCCCCTCGACATTGCGACGGTGGCGAATGACGTCCTCTCCCGCGACGTGGATGCCGCGATCGGAAGCTCGCCCGTGCCGGGGCCCGTCGCCCAGGAGGTGCTGTTCCACGACCGATACGGCTGTCTCGTGCCGGAGGACCTTGAGGCGCAGGACAACACGGTGAGCGTCGAGGATCTCCGCCGCCTTCCCGAGGTGCGGGTCGGTCCCTCGGCCGGTCACCGGACAATCACGGAGGCCGTCACGACCCTCGGCGCCGGCATCCTGTCGGACGTGCCCCACGTCGAGGTGAACCGCTTCACCTCACTGGCGCGCATCGTCGCGCAGTGCGGGTTCTTCGCGATCGTTCCGGTCGACGCGTTCTCCCGTCTCATCACAGGTCTCGAGGGAACCAAGCTGCTCGAGCTGCCCTTCGCCTCACCGCGCACCGGCGTGCACCTCATCTCGCACCGCGACGCCGAGGGGTCCTCAGCGCACGCCTGGTTCCTCAGCACCGTGCGCAGAGCGCTCATCAACAGCTGA
- a CDS encoding ROK family protein, translating to MNRVRIGVDVGGTNAEAVALAAGGRVVASARRATRIGPDGVVDTVRGLVAELADGRRELVSVGVGIPGIVADGIVRHAVNLDLRETDLAAALRGRLAVPVAIDNDVRAAALGAHATRGGSLAYLNLGTGIAAGIVTDGTVRRGASGAAGEIGHIPVDPAGPVCACGQRGCIEAFAGGAAIARRWHATEPALAEVVGAHAAARTPTDVSPVLPATDRPPAIPPAPLVVFDAADAGDERAIRIRDDAVHAIAAAARILVLATDVERVVLGGGVSRLGERLRGAVARELDRAAAASPFLTELRLADRIEREPAFSHVPAIGAALLPG from the coding sequence ATGAACCGGGTCCGTATCGGCGTCGACGTCGGCGGAACGAACGCCGAAGCGGTCGCGCTCGCCGCGGGCGGTCGCGTCGTCGCGTCGGCACGGCGGGCGACGCGCATCGGACCGGACGGCGTCGTCGACACCGTGCGCGGGCTGGTCGCGGAGCTCGCCGACGGGCGCCGTGAGCTGGTCTCGGTGGGCGTCGGTATCCCCGGGATCGTCGCCGACGGCATCGTGCGGCACGCCGTGAACCTCGATCTGCGGGAGACGGATCTCGCGGCCGCGCTGCGCGGGCGGCTGGCCGTGCCGGTCGCGATCGACAACGACGTGCGGGCCGCGGCACTCGGCGCGCACGCGACGCGGGGCGGATCGCTCGCCTACCTGAATCTCGGCACGGGCATCGCGGCCGGGATCGTGACCGACGGGACGGTCCGACGCGGCGCCTCCGGTGCCGCGGGCGAGATCGGCCACATCCCGGTCGACCCCGCCGGCCCGGTCTGCGCCTGCGGCCAGCGCGGCTGCATCGAGGCCTTCGCGGGCGGGGCGGCCATCGCGCGGCGCTGGCATGCGACAGAACCGGCGCTCGCCGAGGTCGTCGGCGCGCACGCGGCCGCGCGGACACCGACCGACGTCTCGCCAGTGCTGCCAGCCACCGACCGCCCTCCCGCGATCCCGCCCGCGCCGCTGGTCGTCTTCGACGCGGCCGACGCGGGCGACGAACGCGCGATCCGGATCCGCGATGACGCCGTGCACGCGATCGCGGCGGCCGCACGGATCCTCGTGCTCGCGACCGACGTCGAGCGCGTCGTGCTCGGCGGCGGCGTCTCCCGCCTCGGTGAGCGGCTGCGAGGCGCGGTCGCCCGTGAACTCGACCGCGCGGCGGCGGCCTCCCCGTTCCTCACCGAACTGCGGCTCGCCGACCGGATCGAACGGGAACCGGCCTTCTCGCACGTGCCCGCGATCGGGGCCGCACTGCTGCCGGGGTGA
- the argG gene encoding argininosuccinate synthase, which translates to MSNVLEDLPVGERVGIAFSGGLDTSCAVAWMRDAGAVPFTYTGDLGQYDEDDIESIPSRALEYGAEKSRLIDCKPLMVEEGLSALATGAFHIRSGGRTYFNTTPIGRAVTGTLLVRAMREDGVDIWGDGSTYKGNDIERFYRYGLLANPRLRIYKPWLDAAFVSQLGGRQGMSEWLVEHGYPYRDSAEKAYSTDANIWGATHEAKTLEDLDVSLETVEPIMGVKFWDPSVEITTEDVTITFDAGRPVAINGEEFGDAVQLVMKANDIGGRHGLGMSDQIENRIIEAKSRGIYEAPGMALLHIAYERLLNAIVNEDTLETYHELGRKLGRLMYEGRWLEPQSLMLRESIQKWVGSEVSGTVALRLRRGEDYTILDTSGPSLSYAGEKLSMERVEDAAFGPVDRIGQLTMRNLDIADSRARLENYVARGLIGGTTGDLIGSLEKGEAKQIAKNATTTDYDELDSLGESAAFDTGTD; encoded by the coding sequence ATGTCGAATGTTCTTGAGGACCTGCCCGTCGGCGAGCGCGTGGGCATCGCCTTCTCCGGGGGTCTCGACACCTCCTGCGCGGTCGCGTGGATGCGCGATGCGGGCGCGGTGCCGTTCACCTACACCGGCGACCTCGGGCAGTACGACGAGGACGACATCGAGTCGATCCCCTCCCGGGCCCTCGAGTACGGCGCGGAGAAGTCCCGCCTCATCGACTGCAAGCCACTGATGGTCGAGGAGGGCCTCTCGGCTCTCGCGACCGGCGCATTCCACATCCGCAGCGGCGGGCGCACCTACTTCAACACGACGCCGATCGGCCGCGCCGTCACGGGCACGCTGCTCGTGCGCGCGATGCGCGAGGACGGCGTCGACATCTGGGGCGACGGATCCACCTACAAGGGCAACGACATCGAGCGGTTCTACCGCTACGGCCTCCTCGCCAACCCGCGCCTGCGCATCTACAAGCCGTGGCTCGACGCGGCGTTCGTCAGCCAGCTCGGCGGACGACAGGGGATGAGCGAGTGGCTCGTTGAACACGGCTACCCCTACCGCGACTCCGCGGAGAAGGCGTACTCGACCGACGCGAACATCTGGGGCGCGACGCACGAGGCGAAGACGCTCGAGGATCTCGACGTCTCGCTCGAGACGGTCGAGCCGATCATGGGCGTGAAGTTCTGGGATCCGTCGGTCGAGATCACGACGGAAGACGTCACGATCACCTTCGACGCGGGCCGTCCGGTCGCCATCAACGGCGAGGAGTTCGGCGACGCCGTGCAGCTCGTGATGAAGGCGAACGACATCGGCGGACGCCACGGCCTCGGCATGAGCGACCAGATCGAGAACCGCATCATCGAAGCGAAGAGCCGCGGCATCTACGAGGCTCCGGGCATGGCGCTGCTGCACATCGCCTACGAGCGCCTCCTCAACGCGATCGTCAACGAGGACACCCTCGAGACGTACCACGAGCTCGGCCGCAAGCTCGGTCGCCTCATGTACGAGGGCCGCTGGCTCGAACCGCAGTCGCTCATGCTGCGCGAGTCGATCCAGAAGTGGGTCGGCTCCGAGGTTTCCGGCACCGTCGCGCTCCGTCTGCGCCGCGGCGAGGACTACACGATCCTCGACACGAGCGGCCCGTCGCTGTCGTACGCCGGCGAGAAGCTGTCGATGGAGCGCGTCGAGGACGCGGCCTTCGGCCCGGTCGACCGCATCGGCCAGCTCACGATGCGCAACCTCGACATCGCCGACAGCCGTGCGCGCCTCGAGAACTACGTCGCTCGCGGGCTCATCGGCGGCACGACTGGCGACCTGATCGGATCCCTGGAGAAGGGCGAGGCGAAGCAGATCGCAAAGAACGCGACGACGACCGACTACGACGAACTCGACAGCCTCGGCGAGTCCGCCGCCTTCGACACCGGCACCGACTGA
- a CDS encoding ABC transporter permease has protein sequence MTSIARFLRERWALVVGPLALLAVWELLSRTGVIPETFFPEPTRIIAGITIIADAETGLGIDLMMTVFRLIVTVVLAVLIGVGIGIAITASQWTERGISTVLAFVYPIPGVLFFPFLTFILGRTETAVLLTALVTPLIVMILYTVAGVNSISKTLIEVADNYDCRGARRFFRILVPGALPSIVTGIRISLGFGLIAVIAIEMVGAPSGLGNFLWENWQILRVTDMYVALLCIAVLGLLTTVGFDGVAGRILPWQADAGSTS, from the coding sequence GTGACGTCGATCGCGCGGTTCCTGCGCGAGCGGTGGGCGCTCGTCGTCGGTCCGCTGGCACTGCTCGCAGTGTGGGAGCTGCTGTCGCGCACGGGGGTGATCCCGGAGACGTTCTTCCCAGAACCGACGCGGATCATCGCGGGGATCACGATCATCGCCGACGCGGAGACCGGCCTCGGCATCGACCTCATGATGACGGTCTTCCGGCTCATCGTGACGGTCGTGCTCGCCGTGCTGATCGGCGTCGGGATCGGGATCGCGATCACGGCGTCGCAGTGGACGGAGCGCGGCATCAGCACCGTGCTGGCATTCGTCTACCCGATCCCCGGGGTGCTGTTCTTCCCGTTCCTCACCTTCATCCTCGGACGCACGGAGACCGCGGTGCTCCTGACGGCGCTCGTGACGCCGCTGATCGTGATGATCCTGTACACCGTCGCGGGCGTGAACAGCATCAGTAAGACGCTGATCGAGGTGGCGGACAATTACGACTGCCGCGGCGCGCGGCGGTTCTTCCGGATCCTGGTTCCCGGCGCGCTGCCCTCGATCGTCACGGGGATCCGGATCTCGCTGGGCTTCGGGCTGATCGCCGTGATCGCGATCGAGATGGTTGGCGCGCCCTCCGGTCTCGGCAACTTCCTCTGGGAGAACTGGCAGATCCTGCGGGTGACGGACATGTATGTCGCCCTGCTGTGCATCGCGGTGCTGGGCCTGCTCACGACGGTCGGGTTCGACGGCGTCGCCGGCCGCATCCTGCCGTGGCAGGCCGACGCGGGGAGCACCTCGTGA
- a CDS encoding carbohydrate ABC transporter permease, with product MSQTRTLVTGDARIRAPRGRRARPSRALLNAAAAIVILASAFPVYWMINSALLPNSAVREQTPHFWPDEFTLSNFAEVITQPSGSIIFLPALAMSIVVTVTAVLVALLFAFFAALALSRFRFRSRKSIIVGILVIQMIPVEALIISTHRVLDGWQLLNSAVGLTAVYVAMVLPFTIWTLRGFVRGVPIELEEAAMIDGCTRMGAFWRVTFPLLGPGFAATGVFCFIQAWNEFIYALVIMTRPETRTLPVWLRAFVQATKETDWAVIMAGSTLCAIPVVIFFLIVQGRMAQGMVAGAVKG from the coding sequence GTGAGCCAGACCCGGACGCTCGTCACGGGCGACGCACGGATCCGGGCCCCTCGTGGCCGACGGGCGCGCCCCTCACGTGCGTTGCTGAATGCCGCGGCGGCTATCGTCATCCTCGCGAGCGCGTTCCCCGTCTACTGGATGATCAACTCCGCGCTGCTGCCGAACTCGGCGGTGCGCGAGCAGACGCCGCACTTCTGGCCCGATGAGTTCACACTGTCGAACTTCGCCGAGGTGATCACGCAGCCGAGCGGCAGCATCATCTTCCTGCCCGCGCTCGCGATGAGCATTGTCGTGACCGTCACGGCGGTCCTCGTCGCGCTGCTGTTCGCGTTCTTCGCTGCGCTCGCCCTGAGCCGCTTCCGCTTCCGCAGTCGGAAGTCGATCATCGTCGGAATCCTCGTGATCCAGATGATCCCCGTCGAGGCGTTGATCATCTCGACACACCGCGTGCTCGACGGATGGCAGCTGCTCAACAGCGCCGTCGGACTCACCGCGGTGTACGTCGCCATGGTGCTTCCCTTCACGATCTGGACACTGCGCGGCTTCGTCCGCGGCGTGCCGATCGAGCTCGAGGAAGCGGCGATGATCGACGGGTGCACGCGCATGGGCGCCTTCTGGCGCGTGACGTTCCCCCTGCTCGGACCGGGGTTCGCGGCGACGGGAGTGTTCTGCTTCATCCAGGCGTGGAACGAGTTCATCTACGCGCTCGTGATCATGACCCGCCCCGAGACCCGCACGCTGCCGGTCTGGCTGCGGGCGTTCGTGCAGGCGACGAAGGAGACCGACTGGGCCGTCATCATGGCCGGGTCGACGCTGTGTGCAATCCCCGTCGTGATCTTCTTCCTCATCGTGCAGGGGCGGATGGCCCAGGGCATGGTCGCCGGCGCGGTGAAGGGATGA